ATTATAGTGTGTTCACCATCAATCAGTTTCGGGATTTCAGGGCAGCCAGCGTCTTTGAGCATAATCATCGATGCCACAGTATCAACCTCATCTGCAGTAACGCTTGCTTTTGAGCTGTTAACATTAATGGTCATTGATTTTTCACCTAGTGCCACGCCGCCTTCTGCAGTCGAGAGACCATCGATGAAGGCTTCGACGCAGTATGTGGACGTAGTGGTGCCTTTGCCAAGAACTACAGGATGCATGTGCCAGTGGTCAGGATTCTTTGTTGAATCTCTAAAATTTGGATGGATAGTAGCTGCAAGCCCCTTTCCGGTGTTTGTATCGACCCATCCGTACGCATATACTAAATTCGATTTGATGAATGCGTCTGGCTGTTGTGGTATTTTTGCTTCAGTATATACAGTCGACTTCAACAACTTGGGTTCCTGTGCTTTGGTTACTGAGACTAGGTTCGCGTAGTTTGGAAATCCATTATACGCTTCTGATATTATAGGGGTGGTCATCAATGCCGCAGCGGCTATTGCTGCAACAAAAGACATTGCAACCCCTGAGAACAGCAGCTTTTTTCTGCGATTGTTGCTCGAGTGCATACGGTGTCATGATTTGGGAACTTTGGCCTTCATTTAAAACACAATGACGTTTCTTACAAGATGTTCTGAAAATTGATAATCAGATCAGAGAATCAAGATCCTTGACTCATCTATGCTGCGTCTTTATCGGCATACAGTAGGCCACCACTACCCGTTCATGGGGAGGACCGGCCAAGATTTCAATATCACAGAATAGCATCTGTTTGCTCTGTATACCTGATAGTTTTATTCATGGCAGATAATATCAAGATACTCGAACCGTGGCAGGCTCCGCCGGGTATCTTCACTTGGCATGGTGTGTCCGGCGGAGTCTTTTAGTTTTCAAATGATGGGATTCTACAGTTGTGGCCGCAATAGTTGTCGGAAACTAAGATTTACCTTGTGCGCATGTCTTTGCGCCTGTAAAGTCTATCGCTACGAAAGGTTCGTTTCCAACCACCCATGCATCATCTCTGGGAGGCACTATTCCCGTATCGCCTCCCGAAAATTCTTGCTCGCTTTCATCGCCCATCCTGGCTTTCAGCTTGAATATCTCATATCTGCGGCAATGCAAATTGTTGTGGGACAGAAATTCTGGATTCGCCCACGTCCGACAATGCAATTGGAGACCCGCTCAGCTTGTCCCATACAAAGACCTTGATTGTATAGTCGCCAGGCTCTTCAGGCATCCAAGACCGCGATGCTGTTTCCGTCTGTCCGGCATTTACTGCTCCTGTCGCCCAGTTAACGCTGTACGTGACCCCATCCTTCTCAACCTGTGTTATGTACACATAGTCCTGCGCGCTGTTCTGGTAGTTCTTGAATGTGGCCGAGATGTTTACTTGCTGTCCCGGCTTGACAGAAGTCAAGACGATGTTCTGCATGTTCATAGTGCCATAGCTTACAAACTTGATACGGTCCAAGGGGTGCTGTACAAAATGCGAATCTGCATAGGTAAAGACTTGACCATCAGTAGTGAAACTACCGCCAGAGGAGCTTCCTCCACCACCCCCTCCTCCACCGCCGCCACCAACAAAGCCGCCACCTCCGCTGCCACTGCTACCACTACTACCTGTGCTGTGATTGATGACATATTCTTCTATGACGACAGGGCTGATGTTACCAGCGTTATCTTTTGCAATGAACTTCAGCATGGTCGTGGTGGCTATAGGTATTGGTGCAGAGTAAACAGTACCCGACGTTGTCGTGGGGTCAGAGCCATCAGTGGTGTAGTAGATAGTAGCGGTAGATTCACTAGGCGCGAGCGTGACAGATTGGACCGACGTGTACGTGCCGCCGGCAGGCGAAGCTGACACAGTTGGAGCAGTTGCGTCTATGCTGTAGGTATGAGTGATCACAGCGCTGGCGGTACCGCTGCTGGTATCCTGGGCAAAGAACTTCAAAACCGTATCCGAAGAGACGAGTACCGGCTCTGAATAGGCAGCGCTAGACGTCGTAGGTGTAGAGCCGTCGGTGGTGTAGTAGATGACGACGGCAGTACCAGTCGAGCTGGGCGGCGAGGCTGTCAGAGTGACTAGCAGTGGAGGCCCGTACGTGCCGCCTGGAGGCGAGGCTGTCACCGCGATACCATTACTACTACTGCTGCTGTTGCTGCCGCCAACTGTGAACGTATACACATCGCTGTACGGGCTCTCGTTTCCAGATGAATCAGATGCTCTCACTTTCCAGTAGTATGTCCCGCCTGGCAGTGGTTCCGATCCGTTAGCCGTGTATGTAGATTCCACGAGTCCTGTTTGCGATATAGCGACAGGAGCATCAAAGTCGGGATTGTCTGCGACTAGCAAATCATAAGTCACCGTCTGAGAAGCCAAGTCGGTTGCTTCTGTCCACTCAAACGTCGTTTCGCTGCTTTCGACGTTGGAATCGTCCTCCGGCGATAGCGGCGTTGGAATTGAAGGGGCCGTCGTATCGGTTATGGTAACGTTCTGCGTTGCACTGGCAGAGTTGCCGGAATCATCAGTTGCAGTCCACGTGACGGTGGTGGTTCCAACAGGGAAGCCCCCCTCTTCTTCTGACTCGGACGCACCGCCCGGCGCGTTGTTGGATACATGTGGGGAGGAGTCGCGGTTATCGCGCACCGTCGGCGATCCCAGTGAAACTGGCGTTCTTACGCCGGTCGCCTCTGTTGTGATATCGGGCGGCGCGGTTATCTGAGGAGCTGCCGTATCCTCAGACGAGGGTTCCTCGGGCGCAGAAGAAGAACCTATTGCTTCCGAGTAGGTCTTTATCGAATACCCTCTCGATTGAATATTCTCAATGAGCGTATCCAGATCTGCCAGCTCGCTGCTTGAAATCTGGTTTGTGGGGTTCTGGCTTGAATCCTTGACGGCAAAGTCCTGGGGATGCAAGGTCACCACTGCATACCCGTAGGAGGATATTGCCTCGTCGATTCTGCTTGTCATCGTGTTCATGGAAGTCTTGGTCGGCGGTTCAGAGTCATACGTGTAGAATCCTATCACCTGCGGGAGGTGGTAGATGCCATGCGAGTCTGAAATGTCAGAGTCAGGTATCGCCTTGTAGACCTTGTTGTCCGGGCTGGCTGGCTCGTCGGGGTTGTATATGCTTGGAAGTTCCTGATCGAATTCCGCGCTTATGATCTTCATGTCGAGCGCTTCAAGTGCTGCAAGAGTATTGTCATCATAGGCATTGAACGGCGGGATGAACGCCACCGCACTGCTTCCCCAAAGCGAGGTCATCTTTTGGTTGGCCTGCTGCAGCGTATCGTGTTGCTCTTGAGGGGTTAGCGTTCTATGGTCGACGTGGTTCCATGCGTGGCTTACAAGTTCAAATGTGCCAGAGTTGAGGCCTTCTCCAACCTTGTCCACTACCGAAGGGTCGTTTCCAATAAAGTTCATTATTACTCCAACGCCAAGTCTTTCGCCTTTGGCGATAAAGTGGTTCATGAGCGCAATTTGGACGGTATTGAGCCAGAAATCCTGAATGTCATCAAGCCTAAAGATGACGCAATTGCATGCACCCGGGATAGTAGCTGCTCGGACAGAAATTGGCGCAGAAATCATGCCAAACACAAGCATGAATGCAGCCGCTACTGCCCATACTGCAGAGATGTTTCCATGCCGCGGTCGAGTCCTGCCTTGGCCGGCAGGCATCCAATGAATAATATCCACATAACAATGTCCTTGGGATTTTGTATATACAAGAAAAGTTCACCTTCTTGCTCCCTTTCGACTGGTCTTCAATACGGATTGATGTCGGAATAGATTCGATGCTGAAACATCCGCATGATTTTTGATGTCAAAAGTCAGGACGCAGCGAAATCAGCGTACTCTATATTGAGCATTCATAAAAAATTGCTATTTGCGGATACTTGCAAAAGTAACCTGCTATACATACAACTGATGATTGTTGAAGGATCATCGTTGGGAACGTGCAGACAAGTCTCTACGGCAGGTGTTGAGGTCTGTCGTTAAAGTTTAGTGCATCAGGCCGAAATTGATGTCGAAGCTAGAAACAGGAGACTGAAAATATATGCACCGTAAAGAAAATTTTACGTTAATGCAAAACTAGTATGAGAAAAAACATGGAGGAAGAAAAAAATGAGAAGGGTCGTGGCAGCGCCTCTCAGGCGTTCATGCTCTCTGTTAAAGAGGATCCGCTACCGCTATTCGACGACGACGATGACGAAGGAACCCTGTCGCCCCAGTTCATGCCATAGTGATGTCCAAAGGAGTGACCGCGAGCGCACCCATAGCCTCCTCCAAATCCGCCAAAGTGCAGCGGCATGTCAGCAGAGGTGTACAGGACAGATCCGTTTCCTGCATCCACTATGACTATTTTGCTTGTGCCAGCGTCAAAGTCGGCGACCTTGAATGCATATACAAGGTAGCCCTGGACCACTGTGAGTTGTCCGCCAATCACCGTGCCGTTAGAGACTGCTTCCTGTGCCGTGTCAAGAGCACTGCTAAACGGCACCTTTGCATTGTCGCGCAAGAATGCTTTTGCAGCGTCTCGTACGTTCACTGAGCCGTTAAGCTGGGGCACAGCCTGCTGCTGACCGTCACTGTTGTTGCTGCCGGATTGCGTACTATTGGTTCCCTGCTGTGCCAGTGCAGGCTGCGTCATAAAGACTGCCGCGGTAGCTAGAACTGCAGCCATGACGCCGGCCATCACTATCATCTGTGTTTTTCTGCTGTTGCTATTTCCTATTCCTTCCATAGCCGTATGCATTTGCAGTAACCAAAATTTTGTATTAATGATTGCGTATCATTTGCGAGTAACAAAGTTACCCTATTGCATGCAGGCTAATCGCACGTAATGGCCTACAGGCAGCATTTTCTCTCTTATAGGGTGCAAGAGAAACAAAGAAAAATTCTCCTTTGACAGGCTTGCCAAAATATGAGATCAAAAACCGACCAGCCGGCCGTCTGAGCTTGACTAACTAAAGGGCTTCATCCATGTTCAGTTGCCGCCATTCGCCTCTCCTTCTGCATTTGATGCAGAGTTTTCGTTGCATCAATAGATCAATTGACTGTCCATCAGGAGGCCGGACGAAATCCTTTGTACCACAATGGCACTTGATGCAGCTGTACGACATACCGCCATACCGCCTGCCATGTATATACGAGGAAATGCCAAAACTGCATGAATTCTTGCATTACATGCACCTAATCGACTAGATGAATGACCTGTAAACGCAGCCCACTAATCTTATTAGATATACTTTCGTACTATAAGATACGGAGGGAGAATATACCACATACCTGCGTCCCGCCCCCTGTTAGACTTGACATCAAAGCATCAGGCAGGGCGCAGGTATATCTTTTTCACACCTCTTGCTACAACACTAAAAACTCCTCCCCTCTTCTATTATTAAAAACAGCGGTCAAGCGTTAAAGATTTCAGCACAGTTTCCGTCATGCTCGGAGATGACAACTAAGAAGTCCAGTTAACACTCCACTGAACTAAATTAAGTCGTGGCTATATACTCGTTAAATAACAGATAATGATGTCAAGACCTTTTAGAACAACACCGATACAAATTAAGAAGAACAACTCACCGGGAGACTGTGGCATATGTTCAGCAACAGCGACGACAGAAGCCCTATTCGAGTTGGGAGGCTGCATAGTAGTTCGGAAATATTGTGACAAGTGCCTGCCAAATGCAGAGTACGAGGTCCCTTTGTAGTAAAGAAGTATTTTTCCCTCCTTTTGAGATTTTTCTGAACCTGATGAATGCAAGTTCTTACCTGTGCATCATCCTGGATTGCACATCAATTAGCTTTGCCGTACCAATCCCCATGTTTGTCCATTAAGGACATGACTCTAAGGTAAAAGTCCCCAAGTTCGTATAACGATAAATTCAAATTCTTTATAGAGTAAACGTCTAGTCCGAGCGCTTTGAGGTTGTTGTAAAGTTCATTTTTTATTCTCTCTTCATCATCGTTTGTTTGCATTGCATACTCAACTTGCCCCCATTCTGATGGCTACAATCAATACTATTCAACAATAGTCAGTTGCCGCAGTAGTTAAACTTGCGGAGTGATTGGGCTTTCCGACTCCGGATCATCTATCTCTCTAATTCACATCCCTCCAAACAATCTTGTTGCGACCAAACCGATGAAGTACACTGTGGCGAGAGCTTTAACGATTTTGCCAGCCGTCATTGCTATTGTAAACTTGCGAAAATCATAGCTCTTTGCTCCTGCAATCATGATGATGATATCGCCAAAGACGGGAACCCATGGAGCCGCAACCAAAGCAAGCCATCCATACTTTGCTAACATTTCATGACTCTTTTTCTGCTCCTTCTCTTGGTGTTTGGGTTTTAAGAAGCGAAATACCTTAGCTCCGGACTTGCCGATGAAGTAGCTGAGAAATCCTCCAGCAACAGTACCCGCAGCCAGAGTTAAGAAAACTAGGAGTTTGTCTTGGCCTGCCGCCAGAAGAGCCGATACTGCGATCTCTGTCGGTAGAGGTAAAGCAGTGGATGCAAGCACGCTATTGACAAAAAGCCCTGCAAGGCCAAACTCTGCAAAGATGGAATTAGCTGCAAGCTTGGTAATTATTTCCTGCGCATATTGGAGGTATTGTTCAATCATTTCTTATTCGCTTTCAATTCTGTGGCAGGTCTCACAGTCTGTTCTTCTGGGGATATATGATCCTCGTGAGTAGTTAATTGCGGCAGCTCATTCACTAGTATAGCACCGGCGATTCTTTCCTCTATTGCATTTTGAGATTAAATGGAGGATTATAGCGACTTGCAGAGAGCCGACTGATACCATGGGAGAAGATATCATGGGAGAAGATATCATGATAGTCAATCCTATCTGAACCTACCCTCTTTTGGTCTAAGAACCTGCGCCACCTCATCGTACACTTTGCGAAAGTTTGCGCCCTTTTCGGTAGTATGATAGCACCTTGTTTCTGTCGTATATTCCAACATACCATTCTCTTTTAGAAGGTCTAGGTATCCATTAAGCTGAGAGACCGAAAGATAGGCGCCGTACATTATCGCGGTCTTTTTGGCCCCTCCTTTCCCCTCTGCTTCTTCAAGTATGGAAGAGATAATCTGCTGTCTGCTTCTATTCT
The sequence above is drawn from the Nitrososphaera viennensis EN76 genome and encodes:
- a CDS encoding chitobiase/beta-hexosaminidase C-terminal domain-containing protein, translated to MPAGQGRTRPRHGNISAVWAVAAAFMLVFGMISAPISVRAATIPGACNCVIFRLDDIQDFWLNTVQIALMNHFIAKGERLGVGVIMNFIGNDPSVVDKVGEGLNSGTFELVSHAWNHVDHRTLTPQEQHDTLQQANQKMTSLWGSSAVAFIPPFNAYDDNTLAALEALDMKIISAEFDQELPSIYNPDEPASPDNKVYKAIPDSDISDSHGIYHLPQVIGFYTYDSEPPTKTSMNTMTSRIDEAISSYGYAVVTLHPQDFAVKDSSQNPTNQISSSELADLDTLIENIQSRGYSIKTYSEAIGSSSAPEEPSSEDTAAPQITAPPDITTEATGVRTPVSLGSPTVRDNRDSSPHVSNNAPGGASESEEEGGFPVGTTTVTWTATDDSGNSASATQNVTITDTTAPSIPTPLSPEDDSNVESSETTFEWTEATDLASQTVTYDLLVADNPDFDAPVAISQTGLVESTYTANGSEPLPGGTYYWKVRASDSSGNESPYSDVYTFTVGGSNSSSSSNGIAVTASPPGGTYGPPLLVTLTASPPSSTGTAVVIYYTTDGSTPTTSSAAYSEPVLVSSDTVLKFFAQDTSSGTASAVITHTYSIDATAPTVSASPAGGTYTSVQSVTLAPSESTATIYYTTDGSDPTTTSGTVYSAPIPIATTTMLKFIAKDNAGNISPVVIEEYVINHSTGSSGSSGSGGGGFVGGGGGGGGGGGSSSGGSFTTDGQVFTYADSHFVQHPLDRIKFVSYGTMNMQNIVLTSVKPGQQVNISATFKNYQNSAQDYVYITQVEKDGVTYSVNWATGAVNAGQTETASRSWMPEEPGDYTIKVFVWDKLSGSPIALSDVGESRISVPQQFALPQI
- a CDS encoding PepSY domain-containing protein; this encodes MEGIGNSNSRKTQMIVMAGVMAAVLATAAVFMTQPALAQQGTNSTQSGSNNSDGQQQAVPQLNGSVNVRDAAKAFLRDNAKVPFSSALDTAQEAVSNGTVIGGQLTVVQGYLVYAFKVADFDAGTSKIVIVDAGNGSVLYTSADMPLHFGGFGGGYGCARGHSFGHHYGMNWGDRVPSSSSSSNSGSGSSLTESMNA
- a CDS encoding YqaA family protein; its protein translation is MIEQYLQYAQEIITKLAANSIFAEFGLAGLFVNSVLASTALPLPTEIAVSALLAAGQDKLLVFLTLAAGTVAGGFLSYFIGKSGAKVFRFLKPKHQEKEQKKSHEMLAKYGWLALVAAPWVPVFGDIIIMIAGAKSYDFRKFTIAMTAGKIVKALATVYFIGLVATRLFGGM
- a CDS encoding winged helix-turn-helix domain-containing protein, with protein sequence MREMIKNRSRQQIISSILEEAEGKGGAKKTAIMYGAYLSVSQLNGYLDLLKENGMLEYTTETRCYHTTEKGANFRKVYDEVAQVLRPKEGRFR